The sequence GGGATCAATTCTACTTATTACATTCGTTTTTCTCCTTTCTTATGTGGTGCACCATTAGAAATTCTAGATTCGCCTCTGCTAAAATATAGCAACTTCGTGGATCAATGAATGTTACTTGCACGAATTTGAATATCATCCACTTGCAATCAGCTCGATCAAACTTAAATATTCATCCACTTGAATACCcattatatacacacacacatatgcatcactataaatcaattttaaactAAATTCAGGATCTGCCGTCAAAGAGATGCAACTCAATTTTAATTATGTGAGGATTATAACAGAATCCTTACCTtgaaatattcaaatattttCGCTTGgataaaaatgagtgaaaatattACCTCGTGGACTAACACAGTCGTAAAAAAAGAATGAGTGAAAtcagaaaagaaagaaaatgtaacCTGGCgaagtgaagaagaaagagaattcATAAGAAGTAGATAGCTGTCTGTAGAATCCAGTAACTGTAAAACATTCTTATCGGAACTCTGCATTTCTGCATCTTCATTCACCATATTCAATCAATCACAATCTGCTTGCTGTACAATTCTGGGAGAAAGCTAGAAATTCTTAATTTGTTGATTTAATTCTAGTTCCACTATTAATAGCTAGCCCCGACCCGATCCGATTTCGTCAACCCATCACTTCTATGTTAAATTGACCAACTTACCCCCTCTAATTACATACTTGGTTAAAGATTATATAAGCTTATAAAACTATaattaatggaaaaaaaaattatacaagtaGGAAATTGAACACTCATATATTAAGTTGACCAACTTACCCTCTTGCATATATTggttgaaaattatatttttctaaaatgcctttttttaaaaaaataaaaaaatataaatattatatatgtcccAGAAGAGGCCAGCACATATACAAATTCTGTaaaacattttataaaaaaaggTCTCTATAGAATTGTTGGTCTTAGACCTTAGTACATTTATGCAAtttaacttgtgaattttttttaatatttctatctGATCAAATCTGTTTTACCCAAACGAGTGGTGTGCTTCTGTAATATTCTGCGAGTTGAATGGTTAGTTTTGGAAAACGAAAAATAAGCTGCGAGGCATTCGGATTTAGGGTTTGCAAGAGTACCCCAGTATATATATTCACCTCCCATACGCGCTTTCACTCTTTTGGTCCATTTTTATTATCTCCATTGTTGAGTAGCCGAAAAACTCGAGATACTGCAAAACATGGTGCAGAGACTTACATATCGAAAGCGGCACAGTTATGCCACCAAATCCAATCAACACAGGGTTGTCAAAACTCCTGGTAATTTGCTCTGCTCTAACCTATTTTGTCCCTCTTTTAATTGAGTTGGATTTGCTTCAACattgttatttttatatgaaCCAAGGCTGATTCTGAATTTGAATTAATGTGCATAGTACATCCACCACTAGGAATTGTTTGTTATACAGAGTGTATTCAGTTATGTGATCACTGACGTACTGTTatgatatctttttttttttttgacaattagGTGGAAAGTTAATTTACCAAGCCACCAAGAAGAGAGCCAGTGGCCCTAAATGCCCAGTTACTGGCAAGAGAATCCAAGgggtatttttcatttttcatttttcattttcccTTTATGGTCCTTTTgtgattcatttttttctttagtatGCGGTCCTCGGGTATTTAGTAGTTCTCATCTCTTTTCCCCTTTAGAACTCGGCTAATGGATAGAATAAAACTTTGCATAAAAGAAGTAGAACTTAAAGGCACTTGTTCGTAAACAAGCTAAGAATCAGATTGTTTTTCTGCTAAAGGACATTGTTACCAGCTAACAAGAATGCAGGACTTTTATTTAGCCTATGTGGACAAACATATATAGCCTCCGTCTCTTAACATCTTCAAACATGTCTTAGGAATCGAAGCAGCAACTGGGACCATAGAGAAGTGGCCATAAACTAGAGTCTTGACCTATTGTTTAGCAGAAATAAGAATGAAGCTTTAGTTATAGTCTTACAGTTTGTTAAGACACTTATCGAGCTAATGGCTTACAGAAGTGatcattttagatttttaattgcCAGCCTAATAGTGAATGTACTGTTGCTGACCTATGTTCCTTTTATCTCATTTTAGTGTATGGAAAATGGAAATAGATTATTTTTGATTCTTGCCTCTATGTATCAGTTTTAAAATCTTTAGCATAGAATGTTTACATATACAACTAAAAGACAGCGTATGGAACCATCTTGAGgatatttgatttgaattatcaTGTACTGTGTTAATGCAAAAAGTTTCCCATCTTTAAGTAAGAAGATCTAGTCAAAAGAAAATTATGGTTGCTGGAGTTTAGACGTTGTTCGGTGAGAGAACTTTGGACATTAGTAAAGAGTTCTAAAATACCCTTTAGATATCCATATACCCCTCCATGACTAGGAGGGTTTAGCAGTCTTAATTTTACTACAGTGGGAACTCTTGGAAATTACCAAAGATGAACGTGTTTTATTACCTCTTCTCCATGTGTCCCCAACTCCCAAAAAGGACCTTAAATGAACAAGTacatattgatgtttttctctcttgtttagATTCCACACTTGAGACCTGCTGAATACAAGAGATCCAGATTGCCAAGAAACCGCAGGACTGTGAATCGTGCTTACGGAGGTGTGCTGTCTGGAAGTGCTGTAAGGGAGAGGTATGCTTTTTTTGTCAGCAAATTGCATATTGGCATTCGATATATTTAACTAGAGTTTCTTGACACAAGTACATTAATCCGTCCATGATTTACCTATGCAGAATCATCCGGGCTTTCTTggttgaagaacaaaaaattgtGAAGAAGGTGTTGAAGATTCAGAAGGCAAAGGAAAAACTAGCTTCAAAGAGCTGAGGGGTAGGGACGCTGAAGTCTCTGTCAAGTCTATTGTGTTTTCAGATAACTTAGCTTTGATGACGATGAATATATGTGAAAGAACCTGTCGAAATGCAACTGCGATTAGAATTTAAGCTCTAGTATGGTTTTGTAAACTCCTTTTGGAACTATTGCCACCTGATTGGAGGAGGTTTTTCCTCTTTCCATTTCAATGATATTTTAACGCATGATAACTAAGTTTACCTGTGCATGGCGTTTGCTTAGTGCATCGGGATGCCCTTTTTTTATAACTCAAGTTTTCGGCTGTGATTATTACTCAATCCCTAAGGTACACTTTTTCAGATGATATACAGGAATGATAGTCATTAGGAAATTACTTATCTTGAAATGCTAGGGAGCCAGGGTGTATGTGATGTTGCGGAAGATAAAATGTAGTAGATTATTTTGTTACGATTTACCTTGAATCACTTGATAGTAAGTTTATGTTGGAGAATGTATCAATTCACCAGGGTACCCGAAAAGAGAAATTGGTAAAATATGAAGCAAATGCTTGACTTTTTTCTTAAGTCGCGTTACACCTACACCTAATAAATCCACttccaattttattttcattattgtttttatttatccaaattgtATGCGACCTTTCGCAGGATACAAAATCATACTCGCGCCGTTCCAAATTATTCAttccaattttttaatttaattttttattttacttattttttttcattaattaagaagaaataattttttttttcgtgttttacctttacattaattattttttctgtaaattaaaatataaatattatttaataagaatactataataaatttgtcatattattaattatttttcttaattaatgtgtcatctcaatttgaaattaattatgttatttaattaatgtgtcatctctaatttgaaatgaaaaaagtattaattaagTAAAACAAACTTTTTGGTTCTTCAATAATGCAGGGACAAATTCATAGGGGGGGCCTATCtgtaaaattagatattttatggaTATATAATTTTGTAAAGGGAAAGCATGCGGTAGGTGGATTCCCGTTTATCGCTGAGTCTCATCGTTTTTAATTCTATCTTCCAGTACTAGTACTGcacaaataatggaggaatacaAATCActgaaaatcattcaaaaatccccaaattctgGGGTCTGTTTCTTGTATCTGAACCGACCTAGCCATCTCAACGCTCTGTCAGGTGACTTCTTCACTGAATTCCCCAAAGCCATCTCCTCACTGGATCAAAACCCTGATGTTGCCGTTATCATCCTCGCTGGCTCCGGCAAGCACTTCTGTTCCGGGATCGACTTCCAAACCCTAAACAACGCCTTAAAAGGATCTTACGCTGCTGATTGCGGCCGCAACGTCGAGAGGCTCCGGCAACATATCAAGTTCCTGCAGGAGGCTATTAGTGCCCTGGAGTGTTGTCGTAAACCGGTGATTGCCGCTGTCCATGGCGCATGTATTGGTGGTGCGATTGATATAATTACTGCCTGTGATATTAGGTTTTGTTCTTCTGATGCCTTTTTCTCGGTGAAAGAGGTGGATCTAGCTATTACGGCTGATCTTGGGACACTTCAGAGGCTTCCCAGTATTGTTGGGTTTGGCAATGCCATGGAGTTGGCTTTAACTGGTCGGAGGTTTACAGGTTCCGAAGCTAAAGACTTGGGGTTGGTCTCTCAGGTTTTTACTTGTAAACAAGCTTTGGAGGAAGGCGTCAAACTTGTTGCTGAGGAAATAGCTACAAAGTCTCCGCTTGCTGTTATTGGAACAAAAGCGGTGTTGCTGAAAAGTAGGGATTTGACAGTGGAACAAGGCCTGGATTATGTTGCCACATGGAATTCTGGTGTCCTGTTATCAGATGATTTGAAAGAAGCAATTTCAGCACATAGTCAGAAGAGAAAACCTAAATTTGCCAAACTCTAGTTTGGTAATTGATGGAATTTGAAAGGGTTAATAAATCTGCGTGTGAGCAAATGTGACTGTTGGTCGAGTGACAAGATTGAGATTCTTATGTGTTTAATCATAGTTTAATTCTCAAATACTGTTGGTCTTTGTCAACTCTATTATGTTTTCAGATAACTTAGCTTTGGTGATGATGAATGTGTGAAAGAACCTGTCGAAATGCTACTGCGATTAGAATTTAATTAGCTCTAGTATGGTCTTGTAAACTCCTTTTTGTGGAACTATTGCCACCTGATTGGAGGAGGCAATGATATTTGAACGCAAGATAACTCAAGTTTTCGGCTGTGATTATTACTCAATCCGTAAGGTACACTTTTTCAGATGATATACAGGAATGATAGTCATTAGGAAATTACTATTACCTTGAAATGCTAGGGAGCCAGGGTATGTGATGTTGCGCAAGATAAAATGTAGATTATTTTGTTACGATTACCTTGAATCACTTGATAGTAAGTTTTTCTTGGAGAAGGTATCAATTCACCAGGGTATCACAATGAAATATTGGTAAAAATTGAAAGCAAATGCTCGACTTTTTTCTCAAGTAGCGTTACACCTACACCTAATAAATCCACttccaattttattttcattattgtttCTGTTTATCCAAGTTGTATACGACCTTTTTCAGGATATCAAGTAAAACGAACTCTTTGGTTCTTCAAAACGAATTGGAACTTGTTGCGTTTAATGCAGGGACAAATTCATAGGCGCCAAAATATGGGACACTTTAACCTGTGGCCTATCTGTAATACtagatattttatgtatatataatctcTAAAGTCCAACTTGAGAAAGGGAAAGCATGCAATAGAACATAGTGCTCAATAGAGACTTAAGGAGAAAACACGTAAAATTTATCCAAACATATTTTGTTTAAATTGGAGCAGAGCCAGCAGagtgaaaataaaacataaagcTGTACAATAACTTTTAACAgaatattgttgtttttttagTGCTATGGCtagattcttcttctttttttcccttaCAGGTATCCGGTATCTGAATCTGTCTAACTCAGATTTTGGATACCGGATGCCAAAAGGGAAAAAGACTAGCTGTACACAAAGCAGGAGGTTCACTGTTTGAATTTAGAACTAGGTGTAGCATTTGCTTGTTGAGTAAGCGGTGGATATCTCACTAGGACGGGAAGGAGAATCCCATGACAAACTAGGCTTCCATTCATCAGCTATAGTGGTCAAACTGAATGGAAAACCAACTGATCTGATATTTTCCCATTCAGCaatattatcatttattgaaGTTTGATTACTTGTTAATCCTGCTTCATGTTCTTCCATGCTTATACTTTTTTGCATCTCTTGTGATGAACTAATTGAGAAGCTGTTGAGTTGTTGATTTGGACCTTCGAAGTCTATGGTCTCAGAGGTCTTGCTGATATCCGTGATTAAACCCGGGGATGTGTTGAAAAACATGGAATTCACGTCCAGTAAACACCTGTTGTTTTGTCCTGAAACCTCAGGGGACGACGAAAACACAAAGTTACAGGAGATGTCTGTGCTAGGACTTGAAAGATAAGATGGTCTTGACACCATATTGTTGAGGACCTTATATGAAGGAACATGTGAGACTCCTTGTAGTATGTCATTATTACTCGATAGGTGGAGAACTGATCCAGTTTCTGTTATAGTAGAGACATTCTCCGAGCCGAAATGAGCAGTTGCACTTTGATTGAACAACTCTGGAGATGCTACTTCAGATAATGGATTTACCCAAGGGTAAGATAGAGCTCTATTTGCCATTGAATTGGTTTTCTTGAATATTCTGCAGATGGCCCATGAATCCTGCAGGGATCAAAGAGAACGTATATCGATTTAAACTAAATTAACACAGTCTTAAATGGATGATTGGAGGGCTAAGTAAACTGCATAATGAACCTACATTTGGTGGAAAGTTCTTATCCAAGAATTTCTTAGGTGGTGCTGACTCGCTGTTAGTCGTGGGAAGGCGAAACTCGTGCATCATCCAGTCAGTTTTTATACCTCTGGCAGCCCTGCCTCTGTAGAAAACTAGGGACTTCTTAAGACCAATGCATTTGGTGCTATCAGAGGAATAAATTGGTCTGTCAGTTCCAGTAGCCTTCCAAAAACCAGCTCCTGTTACACGGTTTGGACGGGCGCTATTCCTGTACTTACGGTCCCTTGGACAGTAGAAATACCACTCTTTTTCCCCTGTAGATGCCAGCTCTGTACAAAAATTGGTATCACTAGGAAATATTAGACTATGTCAAATCTTATGTGGGTGTAAGACTAATATTGATTTCGGCTTAAGAATTTTTATACTATCAGATCATCATAAAATAACTATATGCAAGCGTCCATAAAAGTTAGATCTTAAGCATAAGTGAAATAATATACTTGCTGCTACAAAGCTGAAAATGGAAAATGAACCTAAAGAATATGGACATGCAGAGGAATTGTCTTTCTTACTTGGGAGGTCCCATggatcatatttatatatatctactTGTTTGATGAGCTCAATAGGAAGAGATCTTTGCTGAACCTTTCTCTTTAGATAGAACCCAACCAGCTCTTCATCTGTTGGATGAAATCGAAAACCAGGTAGCATCACTTCATCAAGCTTCTCCACATCACTTTTGTCATCCATTATTTCTCTAGTAATTACTCTCAGGGCAAATCAAGAATCCTCTAGCAAAAATCTCAGGGCAAAGTTTAGAGCAAATTGAATTAGTTTGAGGTCATATTGTCCCTTAAAAAATGTAAGCTAGGGACCAAATTTATGATCTCCAAAAGACTATAAAGTTAGTCTGTATGGAGATATGTTTTCACACCTCCCATGATGTGCTTATTGTTGGCTACCCTTTATATTCTTACTGAATTCTGGCAGTCACAACAAAATGACAAGTCAATCTTCTAATGAAAATAATGTACACtagtattaatattttaatttgttggaGTTTGAATAGTTTTTTGTGTTTAATTAACATGCATTCTAACCGTTTGCCAATGTTTTGTGTACATCCTTCTTGATTGAAATATGACTTTTAGGTCATTGGATCTAAAAATGGCAGTTTCTATTCTCTGATATAAAAGCTTCCATTCTTTGTGCCACCTATGACCACGTGACCCTTCCCCATTAAATATCTTGGATACTTAGCGattaattaaacaaaaatttgaaaagagaaaatattCTATTACTATACCCAAAACAGCTGTAACACAGCTCAACTTAAAAGGGAGTTtcattacccctgaactaattaaaaatataattttgacacccttagtgagTACGTGGCACACACATGTGCCTATGTGGACACTTCAATGTGTTGTGCCATGTATGtgtcacgtaggcactaagggtgtcaaaattatacttttagttagttcaggggtaataagACCCTCTTTAAGTTGAGGTATGTCTCTGccattttgggtatagttcaagggTAACAGGGTATTATCTCATTTGAAAATAGTTGTAGTAAATTATATATAACCAATTGATCACCCTTTTCCAAATGACTTGAGAGCAGCCTATATTGGAAAACTTTATTTGtagttgattaatttttttttatcaaatcaattaatacAAACACATGTCATATGTACATTTTATTAGTTAATCATGATCAAGTTGTATTGTATGTTCACTTTAATTCGTTACTTCATTGGGATTGATAAGATAAAAACTTAGACCTTCTAGTGATacaaattcactaatttttttttcttaaaaacatttTATGTCATAAGCCTGTTAATGGACCCTATCGGTAACCTGTTGGGAGGTTAGGACTAGGTGCATTACAAGTTGGAACTGATAAAGTCCAAAGTTGGATAAGGCAATACTCGTCATAAAATGTTGTCTTAAGTGTTTGTCTTGTAAcatttgtcttttcaaaaaatCCATTTACGGTCGAATTCTAAATTACTTCTTCTTATACCTACTTGGTTACAAAACCATATATAGAATTCATGTGCAATGTGAGATATGAATAGGATTTCAAGATAATTTTTTGGAGAAACGTGAAGTGTAAGTAATTCTCCAGTAAGAAAATTTCACTTGAGACTTGTAGTCTGTTTAGTTGAGCTTTTGATATCTCCATATTCTTTTACTGTTAGAAGTGATTTTAGAAAAAGTTGCTTGACCAATGcttttgaaaaattctttttatCAATATTCGAGCAGTATTTATGCTCGACCAATGTTCAAAAATGCTTCGGTGAAAAactagtattttagtttttttgaaaAGAAGCTTTCATAACTACTCAAAAgcactttttttcttaaaaacttgatcaaacatcatttttttttttttctttttaaataaacacTTTTTAACTTATTAAAAGCGTGATGAAACAGGCTATGAATTTACCATGCATAAAGTatcttattgaaaatataagataTGGATGGATGTGGAAATTTACGTCAGTAGTGCATTGATTTAGGTTGGAATTTGTACAAGAGTTGAGTATATTGCAAAACTAGGTTAACCACATATGGATTTAATTACCAGCACCTAAGTGATGCGCATGTGCAAGTGTACATTGaaggtaaatagtagtagtatattgCAGTTCACCAAACAGCAAGCAACGAGCAGCTCACCTACTACCTATTGACTGCTTCTGTAATCTTTTTTCATCATTATTTCCATTATTGGAAAAAACATAGCTACGAGACATCCAACATACATTTGTAGTCTTATAAGTTGAAAATTTCTTTCATTACCAATGTCATCTACTACTAATTATTGGTATAAAATAGTACTTACTGTTGAAAATGACTTTCTCATAGCTGCATGCATATCATGTAAAATGATGGTGATTGTGTTGTAGTGTAACGATAATTGCAATCATTTATCGATATAAATAAGCTTTGTATATATAACATGAAATTGGTGGGGCACTATTATATTACTGATTTAATTTATCAACTGGGAAAAGAAAATTAATGCCTAGCTTAATATAGACAATGCTTGGTGGAACCTAGGATTGCTAAACCCATGTCTGGTGGCAGAAGAGCATAAAATTAACAAATAAGCAATCCATATAGTAAATGGCTCTTGTAgatttcaattccaatttaagGAGTAATGTAGGTCAAAGTTCATCTTGTAACCTGAGCTAACCACACTCTTTCTGTGTGTCAATCAAATTATTGTACTAATTCTAATTATTGCCAAGGAACTTAGGGATAGTGTTTTACTTCTTAATTAAGTGAAATCACAGCCTTGCAAATATTTTAGCTCTATGCGTTCAACCATTAAGACAGCctattgtattttgaaaattataagtttggactatttaaaaaattttaataattttttacacaaaaattttcgtTACGTATCAAAAGGATTAGATTAATTAGATGAACCTAATATTACAACGTTGCTTCCGCCTCTAAGtacaaaatatatatcatttaaTCACAACAAAACCAAAGTGAAAATTTGATAACGTTGTGCCGACCGAGAATTaggtggggcggcttgacgccggTGAATGTGCGGGAGATAAGGAAGAAGTTGACTGGTATGGGGGTATGGGTGCGTAGGGGAGACATAGATGGTaggtgggatagggcggctaggtgcatcaaggaGACTGCTAGTGAGGTTTTGGGTGTGTCTAGGGGCCAGGCCGGGCACCATAggggtgtcacacccctttttcgctcgaagGGATCGAAGTCGAAGGGTTTtcccaattaaagtgacgatattgaataggaattaatttatttatagagtcgccacttggaattgagttatggtgttccaagtcacctttttgaatccctaatcaaaaggaaatgactctttattggtctgcgaaaacagaagaccggataaggaattctgttgaccgaggagaaggtgtgaggcacccctcgagtcccgtggttctagtacggttgcttttattgacttatcttaactaaaactatttttttataaattatgttaaggccttgtttcgttcattttttttaaatatctaaaaattacttaaaactcttgtattaaataaatcggtgaaaattaattttagaaaaatatttatcaaggtgcattattgcattcTTGAATTTTAATACGTCCCAGAAAGATGTGCACGCCACATTCTTAATcgagaaaaatatattaaacgtACTTAAAAATGTTTATCGCTAtgaacatgattattttactatgaattcataacaatttttatttattcaaaacacTATATAATTTTATTAGCAAATTGAACAAAATTTATTCAAAGTGGAACATTAATTTAATAGATAATTATTAAATCTTATTAatgatattaataaataaattacaaataataataataacaaattaatagaataaaataatataaaatcaacatttgtagttatcagtaaaccaaaTTAATAATTGAGAAACAGTTAAAAGGAAACATAGTATTAGTAtgtatttttctatatataaatagtaactGCAGAATGATTCGGGCAAGGAATTTAACCGGAGAAGGTACGCCTGTCAATGATTGGTGGCTGGTGGTGCGGCGGCTAGGTGGTTCTAGCCGGATTTAGCGCCGGAGAGGAGATTTGCAGGCGGGAAAGGGAAAGGAAGAAAAGGCCGGAGG comes from Capsicum annuum cultivar UCD-10X-F1 chromosome 2, UCD10Xv1.1, whole genome shotgun sequence and encodes:
- the LOC107860534 gene encoding 60S ribosomal protein L34, giving the protein MVQRLTYRKRHSYATKSNQHRVVKTPGGKLIYQATKKRASGPKCPVTGKRIQGIPHLRPAEYKRSRLPRNRRTVNRAYGGVLSGSAVRERIIRAFLVEEQKIVKKVLKIQKAKEKLASKS
- the LOC107860535 gene encoding delta(3,5)-Delta(2,4)-dienoyl-CoA isomerase, peroxisomal; the encoded protein is MEEYKSLKIIQKSPNSGVCFLYLNRPSHLNALSGDFFTEFPKAISSLDQNPDVAVIILAGSGKHFCSGIDFQTLNNALKGSYAADCGRNVERLRQHIKFLQEAISALECCRKPVIAAVHGACIGGAIDIITACDIRFCSSDAFFSVKEVDLAITADLGTLQRLPSIVGFGNAMELALTGRRFTGSEAKDLGLVSQVFTCKQALEEGVKLVAEEIATKSPLAVIGTKAVLLKSRDLTVEQGLDYVATWNSGVLLSDDLKEAISAHSQKRKPKFAKL
- the LOC107861452 gene encoding putative NAC domain-containing protein 94, translating into MDDKSDVEKLDEVMLPGFRFHPTDEELVGFYLKRKVQQRSLPIELIKQVDIYKYDPWDLPKLASTGEKEWYFYCPRDRKYRNSARPNRVTGAGFWKATGTDRPIYSSDSTKCIGLKKSLVFYRGRAARGIKTDWMMHEFRLPTTNSESAPPKKFLDKNFPPNDSWAICRIFKKTNSMANRALSYPWVNPLSEVASPELFNQSATAHFGSENVSTITETGSVLHLSSNNDILQGVSHVPSYKVLNNMVSRPSYLSSPSTDISCNFVFSSSPEVSGQNNRCLLDVNSMFFNTSPGLITDISKTSETIDFEGPNQQLNSFSISSSQEMQKSISMEEHEAGLTSNQTSINDNIAEWENIRSVGFPFSLTTIADEWKPSLSWDSPSRPSEISTAYSTSKCYT